DNA sequence from the Cupriavidus oxalaticus genome:
TCGCGCTGGTCACCTTTACCGCGCTCGTCGCCATCCTGTTCTGGAACAGCTACGGCTGGCAGGCGCTGGGCGTGCTGGTGCTCATCTACCTGCTGCTGTGCGCCGGCTGCCTGGCGTACGCGCGCAACCTGGTGCGCAACGCCCCGCCGATGTTCGAGGCCACGCTCGCCGAAATCGACAAAGACCGGGAGATCCTGCGCCGATGACCACCCTGGAACCCGACGAAGGCGCCAAGGAGCGCAACCGCCGCGAGCATGCCCGGCCTGTCCGCTTCACGCAGGAAGTCCGTTTGCCACTCGAGGTGCGCAAGGAGCTGCTGCTCACGCGCGCGGCGCTGGAACGCCACGACTGCGTGCAGGCGCTGCACCAGGTACGCGGCGGCGCGCGCCGGCTGGGCAACATCGCCAGCTGGCTGCCGCGCATCGCGCGGCCCGGCTCGTGGATGAAGGTGGCGGGCGTGACCAAGGACTACCCGCTGCTGAGCACCGCGGTGACGCTGGCGCTGCCGCTGCTCCGGCGCACGCCGGTGCTGCGCTGGACCTGGAAGCTGTCCAAGGTCGGCCTGGCGGCTGGCGCGGCATACTGGGTCTACAACACCTGGCGCGATGCCAGACGGCAGGCAATTCCGCCTGCCACCGCGCCGGACACCACGGCTTCCCCGGCACCGGGCGCGGCTCCGGCCGACACCGGCTTCCGCGACCCGCTCGTCCCCTGAGCCTCGGGATAGAGGCTGTTTTCCGAACGGGAGGTAAACGACAAAGGCCTGCGCAATGCGCAGGCCTTTGTGTACTTCGAATGCTGGTGGGTCGTGCGTGACTCGAACACGCGACCAACGGATTAAAAGTCCGCTGCTCTACCGACTGAGCTAACGACCCGAAAAAACAGAACCGCGATTATAGTGACACACTTCTCGGCGTGTCAAGGGTTCGCCGCGTGCGGTGTTCACACCATACGTTCCAGCCGCCACATCTGGTAGC
Encoded proteins:
- a CDS encoding DUF3318 domain-containing protein, giving the protein MTTLEPDEGAKERNRREHARPVRFTQEVRLPLEVRKELLLTRAALERHDCVQALHQVRGGARRLGNIASWLPRIARPGSWMKVAGVTKDYPLLSTAVTLALPLLRRTPVLRWTWKLSKVGLAAGAAYWVYNTWRDARRQAIPPATAPDTTASPAPGAAPADTGFRDPLVP
- a CDS encoding phage holin family protein, translating into MSEPTPSPKLLESVRNLLNSVVAMVQTRLELASVEFAEERTRLMKVALLACFGLVFFGIALVTFTALVAILFWNSYGWQALGVLVLIYLLLCAGCLAYARNLVRNAPPMFEATLAEIDKDREILRR